The Methanofollis sp. genome includes the window GTCCTGAAATCCCCTGCCGGCACCAGGATCTCAAACCGCGCCCCTTCCCCTTCTATTCCTGTCTCCCGGATCGTCATGCCGGTGATCCCGAGAATTTCCCGCACAAGGAAGAGGCCGAGCCCCGAGTCCTGACGGCCGAAACCCCTGGTGAAGATCTTCTCCTTGAGGCTGGCGGGGACGCCCTTCCCGTCGTCCTCAAAGACGATGATACCTTCGTTATTCTCTTTACGAAATGAGACGTTGAACTTCGTTGCCCCTGTTCCGTGGCGGACGGTATTATCTACAAGATTGAAGATGACCTTCTCGAAGAGGGGATCCGCGAAGACCTCGACCCGGCCGGTCAGGACACTGATCTTCAGTTTCCCAAGGGATGCCTTCTCCCCGGCAACCCTGGCGATCTCCTTCACACACTGCCATTCTGGAGATTTCACACCCATGCATTCATAGTCCTGCATGAAGACGACCTGGTCCCTGATCGTCGCGGTCGCGGCGGCCATCTGTCTGGCATATTCCCGGGTCGTCCCGTCTTTCTCCACTTTTTCCTCGATCAGTCCTGCATACGCGGCAATGATGCTGAGCTGGTTGAGGAGGTCGTGTCTGGTGATGCTGTACAGGAGGTCCAGTTTTTTGTTCGCCTCGTGGAGGGCCTCACGGGTCCGATGCATCTCGGTGACATCCCTGGTTATGCCGGTTGCCCTGATGGGATGGCCCTCCTCGTTGTGGGTTGTTACCTTCCCAATGACATGCACCCACCGCCACTCCCCTCCCGAGCATCGTTCCCGGCACTCGACCTCATAGTACGGCATGGCATCGTCTCTCACCTCTTCCATGCTCTTTATCAGCAGAGGGTAATCGTCGGGATGGATGCGCTTTTCAAGGATTGAGACGTGCGTCTCCTCCTCCGGGGACGGGGAGGTTCGGTCATGTATCCAGTCATGAATTATTGACAGTTTGCCTGTTGCGACGTCCCAGTCCCAGACACCGAGGGAACCACCTTCGATGGCGAATTTCAGCCTCTCCTGAATTGTTTTCCGCGCCCTGACCTCGGCCTTGAGTTCACTCCACCGCCGTACAGAGAAGATAGCAAGCCCTACAGATAGGATGAGGACTGCGATGACGATCTCGTCGACCTCCCATTGTTCGTATTCTGTGGCGAACTCCACGAGCACCTCGAAGGCGTCCATGGACGCGGCGATCAGAAACAGAGTAACTCCGGCTACTGCAAGGACCAGCGCATCGCGTCCGGCACGGGTATGGAAAAAATGAGTGCGGAGCCAGAAGGTGTTCATACCTGATGAACATCTCTCTGACACAATGATAAATATTTCCAGATATTTGATTTCTTTAAATAAGATAATAATGTATAAATTCTATTTTTTAAGATATTGAGACATTTTTTATCTAAATCTGTCTCTTTCGCTGCTCCGGGTAGGGGAGCACGCTCAGGTAATTCCACTTGCCCAAACGTAAACAAATTTACTTGTCCGGAGAACAAGCAAAATTTAACGGTCATCGGCAAAACAGAGGGTTTATCACAGATTTTACCCAACAATGAAGGTATGGGACTAATTGAGGACGCAAAGCGCGGCGTCATCACCGAAGAAATGAAGATCGTCGCGGCGAAGGAAGGAGTCACCGAGGACTTCGTCCGCCGCGGCGTGGCCGAGGGCCATATCACCATCCCGATCTCCCCGTACAGGAAGGTCAAGATCTGCGGTATCGGCGAAGGCCTCCGCACCAAGGTGAACGCCTCCATCGGTACCTCAACCGATATGGTGGACGTGGACCAGGAGATCGAGAAGGTGAAGATGGCCGAGAAGGCCGGTGCCGATACCCTCATGGAACTCTCGACAGGCGGCGACTTCC containing:
- a CDS encoding sensor histidine kinase KdpD, with translation MNTFWLRTHFFHTRAGRDALVLAVAGVTLFLIAASMDAFEVLVEFATEYEQWEVDEIVIAVLILSVGLAIFSVRRWSELKAEVRARKTIQERLKFAIEGGSLGVWDWDVATGKLSIIHDWIHDRTSPSPEEETHVSILEKRIHPDDYPLLIKSMEEVRDDAMPYYEVECRERCSGGEWRWVHVIGKVTTHNEEGHPIRATGITRDVTEMHRTREALHEANKKLDLLYSITRHDLLNQLSIIAAYAGLIEEKVEKDGTTREYARQMAAATATIRDQVVFMQDYECMGVKSPEWQCVKEIARVAGEKASLGKLKISVLTGRVEVFADPLFEKVIFNLVDNTVRHGTGATKFNVSFRKENNEGIIVFEDDGKGVPASLKEKIFTRGFGRQDSGLGLFLVREILGITGMTIRETGIEGEGARFEILVPAGDFRTGRA